From a single Thalassophryne amazonica chromosome 7, fThaAma1.1, whole genome shotgun sequence genomic region:
- the plekhf2 gene encoding pleckstrin homology domain-containing family F member 2, producing MVDRLANSEANSKRISVVESCFGAAGQPLAIPGRVLIGEGVLTKLCRKKPKARQFFLFNDILVYGNIVIQKKKYNKQHIIPLESVTIDTVPDEGELRNGWLIKTPTKSFAVYAATATEKSEWMNHIGKCVGDLLQKSGKLPTGEHAAVWVPDSEAAVCMRCQKVKFTPVSRRHHCRKCGFVVCGPCSDKKYLLPSQSSKPVRVCEYCYVQLTSGGGMAPHSDSINRLGSKFNSSNLSDDDDEDDSSD from the coding sequence ATGGTGGACCGGCTGGCGAACAGCGAGGCTAACTCCAAGCGGATTTCTGTCGTGGAAAGCTGCTTTGGCGCTGCAGGTCAGCCACTGGCCATTCCAGGTCGCGTGCTGATCGGCGAGGGCGTCCTCACCAAACTGTGTCGCAAGAAACCCAAGGCACGCCAGTTCTTCCTGTTTAACGACATCCTCGTCTACGGCAACATCGTCATCCAGAAGAAGAAGTACAACAAGCAGCACATCATCCCGCTAGAGAGTGTCACCATCGACACGGTGCCCGATGAGGGCGAGCTGCGCAACGGCTGGCTCATCAAGACACCCACCAAGTCCTTCGCTGTGTACGCCGCCACCGCCACGGAGAAGTCAGAGTGGATGAACCACATAGGAAAGTGTGTTGGAGATTTGCTGCAGAAGAGCGGCAAGCTGCCCACTGGTGAGCACGCCGCCGTCTGGGTGCCTGACTCGGAGGCTGCAGTGTGCATGCGTTGCCAGAAGGTGAAATTCACGCCGGTCAGCCGGCGACATCACTGCAGGAAGTGCGGCTTTGTGGTTTGCGGACCTTGCTCGGATAAGAAGTACCTCCTGCCCAGCCAGTCGTCCAAACCTGTCCGCGTGTGCGAGTACTGCTACGTGCAGCTAACCTCTGGGGGAGGGATGGCGCCGCACTCAGACTCCATCAACCGGCTGGGGTCGAAATTCAACAGCAGCAACCTGTCGGACGACGACGACGAAGATGACAGCAGTGACTGA